In Sedimentibacter sp. MB31-C6, one genomic interval encodes:
- a CDS encoding HPr family phosphocarrier protein translates to MRSQKVILKNKIGLHARPAAIFVKKARNYESEIIIKKDIQEANGKSIISIMALGAMKGDELVIITKGSDEDKCITELTALLESMDEEE, encoded by the coding sequence ATGAGATCCCAAAAAGTAATTTTAAAAAATAAGATAGGTTTACATGCAAGACCAGCAGCCATATTTGTTAAAAAGGCTAGGAACTATGAAAGTGAGATTATTATAAAAAAAGATATTCAAGAAGCTAATGGTAAGAGTATTATAAGCATAATGGCTTTAGGTGCAATGAAGGGCGATGAGCTTGTAATTATTACAAAAGGTTCAGATGAAGATAAATGTATAACGGAATTGACTGCGTTATTAGAATCAATGGATGAGGAAGAATAA